Proteins from one Salvelinus sp. IW2-2015 linkage group LG9, ASM291031v2, whole genome shotgun sequence genomic window:
- the ston2 gene encoding stonin-2 isoform X4 produces MDSVSWTSNTKLPGTQSETPISSGRFSSWVTFDDDEEDKPHLHRREQPSHIRLDDLSHFQDANSNLIGSPPNVWKQNGNQQNQNRHLLDLTPDGNPPRTLLTEPKTAPLLPGRTKPYTKKNPFLCEEFNDIQPSPINPFSSYFDCKQEVASQTIQSNGSAHHLESSPSAFSFSSPFFQSFSSHSQEAKRESILVFSSEFEPTRGGGEETVSHVTPPLDRLDLDQLRNLQITDPDDPGSPTLPDDSVEDAEEAKEDGLEGEDESAPYLPDHMTPQDGWAMLLRIPEKKNIMSSRHWGPIYVRLSDDGVLQMFYEKGLEKPFRTLKLDPRYEAAEHRLQNYEEAGRVHTLSVDLVQYRERRRIQPKSPVTHQPIREQLVKLGTTCYHDFLSFRHALVEVLRRLPAVTGGALTGSPIGAGLTEEEVQVEVRDEFYGTVAAGDGRILKQLVMTRVHVLAFLSGSAGCRLGLNDVQVKGKEVVSRHDIIPNTTTRWIRLRDCELHDEHADELEFLSSRQVVFTPPPCRRFQLLAFRTAFAEKTLPFTLRTVASVRGAEVTLQSWLLMSQGFSSNRDTLNLIPCENVAIRYPIPEIWAKNFRRDGVMGERSLKARFNKGASFGTASTSGSEPVMRVTLGTAKYEQAFKAVVWRLSRLPDKNSALGHPHTFFCRLELGSDREVPASLQSHLEVEFDMPAASASKATVRSLSVEDRADAKKWINYKSHYSYQVPIEQKTGGLSESSSPTLDQDQPGECAQQ; encoded by the exons ATGGATTCAGTCAGCTGGACTTCCAACACTAAACTCCCCGGCACCCAATCAGAGACCCCCATTTCCTCTGGACGCTTCTCATCCTGGGTGACCTTTGACGATGACGAGGAGGACAAGCCCCACCTCCACCGCCGGGAGCAGCCATCCCACATACGATTGGATGATCTCAGCCACTTCCAGGATGCCAACAGTAACCTGATTGGTTCTCCTCCCAACGTTTGGAAGCAGAACGGGAACCAGCAGAACCAGAACCGCCACCTCCTGGACCTGACGCCGGACGGAAACCCTCCTAGAACCCTTCTGACTGAACCTAAAACCGCTCCCCTGCTCCCCGGTAGGACTAAACCTTACACCAAGAAGAACCCTTTCCTGTGTGAAGAGTTCAATGACATCCAGCCCTCTCCCATCAACCCCTTTAGTTCCTACTTTGACTGTAAACAGGAAGTGGCATCACAGACTATCCAGAGTAATGGCTCCGCCCACCACCTGGAGAGCTCTCCCTCTGCCTTCTCCTTCAGCTCTCCTTTCTTCCAGTCGTTCAGCTCCCACAGCCAAGAGGCCAAACGAGAGTCCATTCTAGTCTTCTCCTCCGAGTTTGAGCCcacaagaggaggaggggaagagacagTCAGCCATGTCACTCCTCCCTTAGACAGACTAGACCTGGATCAGCTGAGAAACCTCCAGATCACAGACCCAGACGATCCAGGTAGCCCCACTCTGCCTGATGACTCAGTGGAGGATGCGGAGGAGGCGAAGGAAGATGGGTTGGAGGGGGAGGATGAGAGCGCCCCCTACCTCCCAGATCACATGACCCCCCAAGATGGCTGGGCCATGCTGCTCCGTATaccagagaagaagaacatcATGTCGTCACGCCACTGGGGGCCTATCTATGTCCGTCTGTCTGACGACGGCGTGCTCCAGATGTTCTACGAGAAAGGTCTGGAAAAACCCTTCAGGACCCTGAAACTGGACCCTCGCTACGAGGCGGCTGAACACCGCTTGCAGAACTACGAAGAAGCCGGCCGCGTCCACACGCTAAGTGTGGACCTCGTCCAATACCGCGAGAGGAGGCGAATCCAGCCGAAGTCACCCGTCACCCACCAGCCAATCCGCGAGCAGCTGGTGAAGCTGGGCACCACCTGTTACCACGACTTCCTGAGTTTTCGTCATGCGCTGGTGGAGGTGCTGAGGCGGTTGCCCGCAGTGACGGGTGGGGCGTTGACGGGGTCGCCCATAGGGGCGGGGCTGACAGAGGAGGAGGTTCAGGTGGAGGTGAGGGACGAGTTCTACGGGACGGTCGCTGCGGGAGATGGGAGAATTCTGAAGCAGCTTGTGATGACTCGTGTGCACGTGCTGGCCTTCCTCTCTGGGTCGGCAGGCTGCCGCCTCGGACTCAATGATGTGCAG GTCAAAGGTAAGGAGGTGGTCTCCAGACACGACATCATCCCCAACACCACCACACGCTGGATCCGCTTACGTGACTGCGAGCTTCATGACGAACACGCAGACGAACTAGAGTTCCTGTCGTCACGCCAAGTTGTCTTCACACCGCCACCCTGCCGCCGCTTTCAGCTGCTCGCCTTCCGCACGGCATTCGCTGAAAAAACCCTCCCCTTCACACTGCGCACTGTTGCCTCCGTCCGCGGCGCCGAGGTCACCCTGCAGTCCTGGCTGCTGATGTCACAGGGATTCTCGTCCAATCGGGACACGTTGAACCTCATCCCCTGCGAGAATGTGGcg ATCCGCTACCCCATCCCTGAGATTTGGGCCAAGAACTTCCGTCGGGACGGGGTGATGGGGGAGAGGTCACTGAAGGCGAGGTTCAACAAGGGTGCCAGCTTCGGCACGGCGAGTACTTCCGGGTCAGAGCCAGTGATGAGGGTGACCCTTGGCACGGCCAAGTATGAACAGGCTTTTAAAGCTGTGGTGTGGAGGCTCAGCCGCCTGCCTGACAAAAACTCTG CGTTGGGTCACCCCCACACCTTCTTCTGTCGTCTGGAGCTGGGTTCGGACCGGGAGGTGCCAGCCTCGCTGCAGAGCCACCTGGAGGTAGAGTTTGACATGCCTGCCGCCTCTGCCTCCAAAGCCACCGTCCGCTCCCTCTCTGTAGAGGACAGGGCAGACGCCAAGAAGTGGATCAACTACAAATCACACTACTCCTACCAG GTGCCTATAGAACAGAAGACAGGCGGCCTCTCAGAGAGCAGCAGCCCTACACTGGACCAGGACCAGCCTGGAGAATGTGCACagcagtga